In a genomic window of Spirosoma agri:
- a CDS encoding M28 family peptidase yields MKKLFTALLSLSVACAYAQDADSVTIRRIFNESLANGKSYEWLRHLTKKVGPRLSGSEGAQKAVDWTKQIMEEQGFDRVFLQDVMVPHWVRGAKEEAFIRNGKQKITVPIAALGGSVATAPKGVEAGIIEVKSFPELRAMSPDKVKGKIVFFNRPMDPTKINTFEAYGGAVDQRANGATEAAKLGAVGAIVRSMTNVHDDFPHVGGMRYGTGVALIPTAAISTNGADLLSKSLAENPNLTFYFKQNCETLPDAKSYNVVGEIKGSEKPDEIIVVGGHLDSWDLAEGAHDDGAGCVQSIDVLRIMKTLGIKPKHTIRAVMFMNEENGLRGGVQYADQAKKNNEKHLAAVESDNGGFTPRGFGIVGTPEQRAKVMPWKPLLAPYGLTDIGAGSGGADIGPLAQLGTVLFGFKPDSQRYFDYHHTTADRFETVSQRELELGTASMAALIYLLDQHGL; encoded by the coding sequence ATGAAGAAACTGTTTACAGCTCTGTTGAGCCTGTCCGTTGCGTGTGCTTACGCTCAGGACGCCGACTCCGTCACCATTCGACGCATCTTCAACGAATCCCTCGCCAACGGTAAATCCTACGAATGGCTACGCCATCTGACCAAAAAAGTTGGTCCCCGCCTGAGTGGTTCGGAGGGGGCGCAAAAAGCCGTCGACTGGACGAAGCAGATCATGGAAGAGCAGGGATTCGATCGGGTCTTCTTGCAGGATGTGATGGTGCCGCACTGGGTACGGGGTGCCAAAGAAGAAGCGTTCATTCGGAATGGCAAGCAGAAAATCACAGTGCCCATTGCTGCTTTGGGTGGCTCCGTAGCGACCGCGCCCAAAGGGGTAGAAGCGGGCATCATCGAGGTCAAAAGTTTTCCGGAGTTGCGGGCTATGAGTCCCGATAAGGTCAAGGGAAAAATCGTGTTCTTCAACCGACCGATGGACCCGACCAAGATCAATACATTCGAAGCTTACGGTGGAGCAGTCGATCAACGGGCGAATGGGGCTACGGAAGCCGCCAAACTCGGTGCCGTAGGTGCTATTGTTCGGTCAATGACCAACGTACACGACGATTTTCCGCACGTAGGCGGTATGCGTTACGGGACTGGTGTTGCGCTGATTCCAACGGCGGCTATCAGTACCAACGGTGCCGATCTCCTGAGTAAATCGCTGGCCGAAAACCCAAACCTGACTTTTTACTTTAAACAAAATTGCGAAACACTCCCCGATGCCAAGTCGTACAACGTGGTTGGTGAAATAAAAGGGAGTGAGAAACCCGACGAAATAATCGTGGTCGGCGGTCACCTCGACTCGTGGGATCTGGCCGAAGGAGCGCACGACGATGGGGCGGGTTGCGTTCAGTCGATCGACGTGTTACGGATTATGAAAACGCTAGGCATCAAGCCGAAACATACCATTCGGGCGGTGATGTTTATGAACGAGGAGAATGGTTTGCGCGGTGGTGTCCAGTATGCCGATCAGGCGAAGAAAAACAACGAGAAGCACCTGGCAGCCGTCGAATCTGATAATGGCGGCTTCACTCCGCGCGGTTTTGGCATCGTGGGAACGCCGGAACAACGGGCAAAAGTAATGCCCTGGAAACCGTTGCTGGCCCCCTATGGCCTGACCGATATTGGCGCAGGTAGCGGTGGCGCTGACATTGGGCCGCTCGCTCAGTTGGGCACGGTATTGTTCGGGTTTAAACCCGACTCACAGCGTTATTTTGACTACCACCATACAACCGCCGATCGTTTCGAAACAGTCAGCCAGCGCGAACTTGAACTCGGTACCGCATCGATGGCGGCCCTGATCTATTTGCTGGATCAACATGGATTGTAA
- a CDS encoding BamA/TamA family outer membrane protein: MRNIKQGCLVGTVWWMGLLLVSSSPLFAQNAAKRLFNRFFNDTTSSSNPHVSFYPTLSYAPETSLEIGASALYLYHANNDVKNNRLSEIQAFSFVTLRGQYGLNIDHTIYGDRDRWFFLGRGRLQRFPLLYYGIGPETKPDNPATIDAFSIQLRERAMRRIAPNFFGGIEIDYQQLSRVEFNQPEAMPHTLPVGSEGTTNLGFGAGFVYDSRPNVLNARRGAFAELAYLNYGLVGKKALSFSNVSLDVRLFKTVRPNQVLAWQAYGVLTNGDVPFNQMALLGSEIIMRGYYPGRYRDKAYVATQVEYRWLPFSFSRRFGAAVFAAVGTVGSSPGQIQLGNLLPTGGGGVRYLLFKKKDVFLRADVGVTREGLGFYILTGEAF, encoded by the coding sequence ATGCGCAACATAAAACAGGGCTGCCTGGTAGGTACAGTATGGTGGATGGGCTTATTGCTGGTATCATCCAGTCCGTTGTTTGCCCAGAACGCTGCCAAGCGGTTGTTCAATCGCTTCTTCAACGATACGACCTCTTCATCGAACCCCCATGTTTCGTTCTACCCGACGCTGAGCTACGCGCCCGAAACTAGTCTTGAAATCGGGGCTTCGGCGTTGTATCTCTACCACGCCAACAACGACGTGAAAAATAATCGGCTCAGCGAAATTCAGGCGTTCAGTTTTGTGACGCTGCGTGGGCAATACGGCCTGAATATCGACCACACGATCTACGGTGACCGAGACCGCTGGTTTTTTCTGGGTCGGGGCCGACTTCAGCGGTTTCCTCTGTTGTACTACGGCATTGGCCCGGAAACTAAACCGGATAACCCGGCTACCATCGACGCCTTCTCGATTCAGCTTCGGGAGCGGGCCATGCGCCGAATCGCGCCCAATTTCTTCGGTGGTATCGAGATTGATTATCAACAGTTGAGTCGGGTTGAATTTAATCAGCCGGAAGCGATGCCCCACACGTTGCCAGTGGGCAGTGAGGGTACTACAAATCTGGGATTTGGCGCGGGATTCGTCTACGATAGCCGACCGAATGTGCTCAACGCCCGTCGGGGTGCCTTCGCCGAACTGGCTTATCTGAACTACGGGCTGGTGGGCAAAAAGGCCCTTTCGTTTTCCAATGTGTCGCTCGATGTTCGTCTGTTCAAAACCGTGCGGCCCAACCAGGTACTTGCCTGGCAAGCCTACGGTGTGCTGACCAATGGTGATGTGCCCTTCAACCAGATGGCGCTATTGGGGAGTGAGATCATTATGCGGGGTTATTATCCGGGACGCTATCGGGACAAAGCCTATGTTGCCACGCAGGTTGAGTACCGATGGTTGCCGTTCTCGTTTAGTCGCCGGTTTGGCGCGGCCGTCTTTGCCGCCGTTGGTACAGTCGGATCGTCGCCGGGGCAAATTCAACTTGGTAACTTATTGCCGACGGGTGGGGGCGGAGTGCGGTACCTGCTCTTCAAAAAGAAAGACGTTTTCCTGCGTGCCGACGTTGGCGTTACCCGCGAAGGGCTGGGATTCTATATTCTTACCGGCGAAGCATTTTAG
- a CDS encoding NADH-quinone oxidoreductase subunit C — protein sequence MTFLELTTILTAEFGPELEANTQGLQPSLTVPTGQLVAICQFLRDDDRLFFDLLACVTAIDNGPETNTMDVIYNLTSIPYEHNLMLKVSVSRTTGSSQLPSVPSIAHIWRTADWHEREAFDLVGIRFDGHPDLRRILLPTDWVGHPLRTDYQEEEQYHGIKTK from the coding sequence ATGACATTTCTTGAACTAACCACCATTCTGACGGCCGAATTTGGTCCGGAACTGGAAGCTAATACGCAGGGCTTACAACCGTCTCTGACTGTTCCGACCGGTCAGTTGGTAGCCATTTGCCAGTTTCTGCGGGACGATGACCGACTCTTTTTCGATCTGTTGGCCTGCGTTACGGCTATAGACAATGGGCCGGAAACGAACACGATGGACGTTATCTATAACCTGACCTCCATTCCGTACGAGCATAATCTGATGCTGAAAGTTAGTGTGTCCCGTACGACCGGCAGCAGTCAGTTACCGTCCGTTCCGAGTATTGCCCATATCTGGCGAACGGCCGACTGGCATGAGCGCGAAGCCTTCGATCTCGTAGGGATTCGATTTGATGGCCATCCTGATCTGCGTCGTATTTTGCTGCCCACCGATTGGGTTGGTCATCCATTACGAACTGACTATCAGGAAGAAGAGCAGTATCATGGTATAAAAACGAAGTAA